Proteins encoded together in one Pseudoalteromonas xiamenensis window:
- a CDS encoding helix-turn-helix domain-containing protein, with protein MESPTPLRLKEARKAAGYTQQQLGIALGMEPNTASARMNQYEKGKHAPDYTTMKRIADELGVPVAYFYCEEPQLAELIKILGTLSSKEQEVLLASLKKR; from the coding sequence ATGGAATCACCAACGCCCTTACGCCTAAAAGAAGCCCGCAAAGCCGCTGGCTATACGCAACAGCAGCTAGGCATTGCATTAGGTATGGAGCCCAACACGGCCAGTGCAAGAATGAACCAGTACGAAAAAGGTAAACATGCACCAGACTATACAACCATGAAGCGAATCGCTGATGAGTTGGGTGTGCCTGTGGCTTATTTTTATTGTGAAGAACCTCAGCTTGCAGAGCTAATTAAAATTCTAGGTACACTTAGCTCCAAAGAGCAAGAAGTGTTACTGGCATCTCTAAAAAAACGCTAG
- a CDS encoding DUF4435 domain-containing protein → MKSCSVLLPKSGNSQTITEVTDVRSMVIVGANGAGKSRLGHWMEYNQVEEQFVHRVSAQRVAQMDSEVWPQDYEEAERYLLFGNSSNKRKAKKDPKYGRWGDEPVTGMAWDFDSVLSLLYAEEDKRNREYVAQVKISKRKVKLPASSLDVLKEIWQELFTQRKIDLVGNKFIASTEQGEEYSASELSDGERITFYLLGQCLLAPSNSIVIIDEPEIHIHRSLQNSLWNKIEALREDCCFVYLTHDLDFAAHRNTSAKIWLRSFDGNSWDWEKVPQTEQLSEEIVLEIIGSRKPVLFVEGERNKNDHKIYQAIYSNYLVIPRGSCVKVIESTRALRSNPSFHHLDARGLIDRDYRTDEELASLKASGIEAINVAEVENLYCTEGLIKLVAESLELDPTLAFENVKAFIFKEFQKELEAQASKKSSFDIKFKLNLFNDNAVGVEGLSNHFKTVTESIDIQSIYQRYYKEFSDYIENGDYEGVLRSFNRKSLSSRVSRFLDLDKGKYPELILRYIHSSRRSEIIKELSRYTPEL, encoded by the coding sequence ATGAAATCATGTTCAGTATTACTCCCTAAAAGTGGTAACTCTCAGACAATTACAGAAGTTACAGATGTGCGTTCAATGGTTATAGTCGGGGCAAATGGAGCTGGAAAAAGCCGTCTTGGACATTGGATGGAATACAATCAAGTGGAAGAGCAATTCGTACATCGTGTTTCAGCTCAGCGAGTTGCTCAAATGGACTCGGAAGTCTGGCCTCAAGACTACGAAGAAGCGGAAAGGTACTTATTGTTTGGGAACTCGTCCAACAAACGAAAAGCTAAAAAGGACCCAAAATATGGTCGCTGGGGAGATGAACCTGTAACTGGTATGGCCTGGGACTTTGATTCAGTTTTAAGTCTTTTATATGCAGAGGAGGATAAAAGAAATAGGGAGTATGTTGCCCAAGTAAAAATATCAAAAAGAAAAGTTAAATTGCCTGCTTCATCATTAGATGTGCTGAAGGAAATATGGCAAGAGCTCTTTACTCAGCGTAAGATCGATTTGGTTGGTAATAAATTTATCGCATCGACTGAGCAAGGTGAGGAATACTCTGCTTCAGAGCTAAGTGATGGGGAAAGAATTACTTTTTACCTATTGGGCCAGTGTTTACTAGCTCCAAGTAATTCAATAGTTATTATTGATGAGCCTGAGATTCATATACATAGATCATTACAAAACAGCCTTTGGAATAAAATTGAAGCTTTGAGAGAAGATTGTTGTTTTGTTTACTTAACTCATGATTTAGATTTTGCAGCCCATAGAAATACAAGTGCTAAGATCTGGCTCCGCTCTTTTGATGGCAATTCTTGGGATTGGGAGAAAGTCCCTCAAACCGAACAACTAAGTGAAGAAATTGTTCTTGAGATAATTGGTAGTAGGAAACCAGTCCTTTTTGTTGAGGGAGAAAGAAATAAAAATGACCATAAGATCTATCAAGCTATCTATTCCAATTATCTAGTAATTCCCAGGGGAAGTTGTGTAAAAGTTATTGAATCAACGAGAGCTTTAAGATCTAACCCCTCTTTTCATCATTTAGATGCTAGGGGGTTGATTGATAGAGATTATCGAACAGATGAAGAGCTAGCATCATTAAAAGCGAGTGGTATTGAGGCTATTAATGTGGCTGAGGTGGAAAATTTATATTGTACAGAAGGGCTGATAAAGCTTGTCGCTGAGAGCCTAGAGCTTGATCCGACACTTGCTTTTGAAAATGTTAAAGCCTTTATATTTAAAGAGTTTCAAAAGGAACTAGAAGCCCAAGCTTCAAAAAAGTCTTCATTTGATATCAAGTTTAAATTAAACCTATTCAATGACAATGCCGTTGGCGTAGAAGGCTTATCAAATCACTTCAAAACGGTGACTGAGTCTATTGATATTCAATCGATTTACCAAAGGTATTACAAAGAATTTTCGGATTATATTGAAAATGGAGATTACGAAGGTGTACTAAGATCCTTTAACAGAAAGAGCCTAAGTTCAAGAGTTTCTCGTTTTTTAGACTTAGACAAAGGTAAGTATCCGGAACTAATCTTGCGTTATATTCATAGTTCACGACGGAGCGAAATCATAAAAGAGTTAAGTCGCTATACTCCTGAACTATAA
- a CDS encoding TniQ family protein codes for MQFLSQTTPYPDETIESYLLRLSQDNGYLGFADMADILWDWLVTQDHELEGAFPNELQSVDVYKASQSSNFRVRALRLVAQLAGVEASKLLNMCWLRSNTQFGAITAVSRGGLLVPRQLLRKSGIPVCTECLKQDVHITYLWHLRVYKACHKHNQQLTRICGQCDAEIDYRASEAFLDCECGAAIKQGPKASHADLKLANTLASNAVAKLVGLLAWFSQWRAISYHDDEFSELFVSYFSNWPSGFEDELSNTAELAKVKQLRPFNHTPLNDVFGSLLKDSKLAAAGSQGYNTVQLAIITFLTKLVEQNPKKKHPNLGDLLLSMLDAAVILGTSTEQVFRLYEEGFLAAAQPPKKNTFLKPSDNVFYLRQVIDLQQSFAPNMPNNQQQFVPPW; via the coding sequence ATGCAATTCCTTTCTCAAACAACTCCTTATCCAGATGAAACCATTGAAAGCTATTTGCTTCGTTTGTCACAAGACAATGGCTACCTTGGTTTTGCTGATATGGCCGATATTTTGTGGGATTGGCTGGTAACGCAAGATCATGAGCTGGAGGGAGCTTTTCCAAACGAGTTGCAATCGGTTGATGTGTATAAGGCATCACAATCAAGTAATTTTCGGGTTCGAGCGCTGCGGTTGGTTGCGCAGTTAGCAGGAGTTGAGGCGTCTAAGTTGCTTAATATGTGCTGGCTTCGCAGTAATACGCAGTTTGGTGCTATCACGGCGGTTTCTCGTGGTGGGTTATTGGTGCCTCGTCAGTTGCTTCGTAAGTCTGGCATTCCTGTTTGCACCGAATGTTTAAAGCAAGATGTGCACATAACTTACCTTTGGCATTTAAGAGTCTATAAAGCCTGTCATAAGCATAATCAGCAGTTAACTAGAATATGTGGGCAATGTGATGCTGAAATTGATTACAGAGCGTCTGAGGCGTTTTTAGATTGTGAGTGTGGCGCTGCAATCAAGCAAGGCCCAAAGGCAAGTCACGCGGACTTGAAATTGGCAAATACCCTTGCAAGTAACGCCGTTGCAAAACTTGTCGGGCTTCTGGCTTGGTTTAGTCAGTGGCGAGCTATCAGCTATCATGACGATGAGTTTAGCGAGCTGTTTGTAAGCTACTTTTCTAACTGGCCCAGTGGATTTGAGGATGAACTAAGTAACACCGCTGAACTTGCTAAAGTAAAACAGCTTAGGCCGTTTAACCACACACCATTAAATGATGTATTCGGCAGCTTACTTAAAGACAGCAAACTGGCCGCCGCTGGCTCGCAAGGCTATAACACGGTGCAGTTGGCCATCATTACATTTTTAACCAAGCTCGTTGAGCAAAACCCAAAGAAAAAGCACCCAAACTTGGGTGATCTACTACTTTCTATGCTTGATGCCGCAGTCATTCTTGGCACAAGTACCGAGCAAGTGTTTAGGTTGTACGAAGAGGGCTTTTTAGCCGCTGCTCAACCACCTAAAAAGAATACATTTTTAAAGCCGAGCGATAACGTGTTTTACCTCAGGCAGGTTATAGACCTACAGCAGTCTTTTGCACCGAACATGCCTAATAACCAACAACAATTCGTACCACCATGGTGA